A part of Miscanthus floridulus cultivar M001 chromosome 6, ASM1932011v1, whole genome shotgun sequence genomic DNA contains:
- the LOC136460495 gene encoding uncharacterized protein, with protein sequence MRMYLGSINDQVWEVTENDYAIIDPNNPSNQDKTNKQCNTMALNTIYNAIDSKVFEQIKDCERANEVWTRLEETYDGTPEVKSVKLYILKDKLTSFKMKDDESILEMFHRLQVIVNDLKALEEEIKNDDVSH encoded by the coding sequence atgaggatgtatcttggttcaatcaatgatcaagtatgggaagtgaccgagaatgattatgctatcatcgatcccaACAATCCCAGCAACCAAGACAAgactaacaagcaatgcaacacaatggctctcaacaccatatacaatgccattgattccaaggtgtttgagcaaatcaaggattgtgaaagagctaatgaggtgtggacaagattggaggaaacTTATGATGGCACACCGGAGGTGAAGAGTgtcaagttgtatattctcaaggacaagttgacaagcttcaagatgaaagatgatgagagcattcttgAAATGTTCCATCGGTTACAAGTAATTgtgaatgacttgaaggctttggaagaagagatcaagaatgatgatgtctctcactag